The sequence below is a genomic window from Phormidium ambiguum IAM M-71.
TTATGCGTGGTTCTCTTAAAGGCGAATTAGGATCGTATATAGAAGCTATTGAAGATTTAGGAGAAGTAATTAATAGTAAAAAAGAAAATGCGAATGTTTATGCGGCAAAAGCATACTCTAATAGAGGTCTAGCTTACCTTAAGTGGGATGAAGTCCAGAAAGCAATTGATGATTTTACACAAGCTATCAAACGCGAACCTAATGATACTGAAATTTATTATAGACGCGGTACTGCTCATACTATTCTAGGACAATCGAAAAAAGATAAAGGAATTACTAAGAAAGCCATTGATGATTTTAGTCAAGTAATCAAGCTTGATTCTCAATATTGGGAGGCTTATTACCAGCGTGGTATTGCTTATTTAAGTCAAGGAGAGAGTGAAAAGGCGATCGCAGATTTCCAAAAAGTACTTGAACTCAATCCTAAATATTCCGAAGCTTATTTTAATCAGGGAAATGCTTACCTAACTGTTGGTAATTATCAGGAAGCAAACAAAGACTTTAATCAAGCAATTCAACTAAATTACATTTCATTTGATAGTTACTTGGAAAGAAGCAAATCTAACTATTTTTTAGGTAAATATTCAGAAGCAATTAAAGATATAGAACAAGCACTTTTGCTTAAACCTAATACTAATGAAACTGCTGAAGCATATTTCTGGAAAGGTAATTCCCGTTATGGATTACATGATTATTTAAAAGCTATTCAGGATTATGAACAAGCAATTAAAGTTGAGCCAGATTATGCAGAAGCTTACTTGTGGCAAGGCAAAGCTTTTTACAATCAAAAGTTGTACCAAAAAGGTTTTGAAGATTTTCAAAAAACCCTTAAGCTTAAGCCTGAATACAACCAGGAAATTGATAGTTTTATTCAAAAAGAACTTTTCCCTTTAGCTTACACATTAACAGGACATTCTGGCTTAAATGCGGCTGTTCGTTCAGTGACTATTAGTTCAGATGGAAAAACTTTAGCTAGTGGTAGTGATGACAAAACAATCAAGATTTGGAATCTTAATTTAGGTCAAGAATTAAAAACTCTCACAGGACATTCCCAAGCGGTGCGTACCGTGTTTTTCAGTCCCGATAATAAGCTGCTTGCTAGTGGCAGTGATGATAAAACTGTTAAATTGTGGAATATTAGTACAGGAAAGGAAGTTCGCAGTTTTTCTGGGCATTTACAACCTATTACTGCGGTTGTAATTAGTCCTAATGGACAAATACTTGCTAGTGGAAGTGATGACAAAATCATTAAGTTATGGAATGTAAATACTGGACAAGAACTTAGCACTCTTAATGGACATTCAGCTTCCATTAAGTCCCTGAGTTTTAGCCCTGACGGGTACACTCTTGCTAGCGGTAGTTGTGACAAATCGATTAAATTATGGGATTTGCAAAATCAAAAAGAAATTCGCACTATTAATGCTCATTCTGATTGTGTTCGTGATGTTAATTTCAGTCGAGACGCTAAATTTATAGTTAGTGCTAGTGACGACAAAACTATTAAAGTGTGGGACTGGAAAGCTGGAAATTTAGTTAAAAATCTCACAAATCATTCTAATAAAGTAACAACTGCGACTATTGGTAGCGA
It includes:
- a CDS encoding tetratricopeptide repeat protein, whose protein sequence is MKCINLLKFILISTIDKVRKIVALSTKRIYRLVLSFLLALIASTLWIVIPGAESLVYVKALAATNSINDIGSLQKNIQHLASFASSAKDFLAQQIKFIPEFSILSGENSIFRDNKLVYDKSQKTNIYDSKSFNFMIPVNSLFNFNFNFVFNIKELYLVKVVNDSSKSTLPTLAKKYYQDGVDKFIKGEYKLAITQYTEALKVSKFAEAYVSRGRVHSVLAEQETNLKIATQKQENAIEDYNKAMEVNPKIDDQSDTKDTSVYVEPLLGRGAVYLKFGKYQEALNDFDLAIQRNSDYYEIYVLRAGVYITLGDAKKAIEDLNKALDKSPEYVPALFMRGSLKGELGSYIEAIEDLGEVINSKKENANVYAAKAYSNRGLAYLKWDEVQKAIDDFTQAIKREPNDTEIYYRRGTAHTILGQSKKDKGITKKAIDDFSQVIKLDSQYWEAYYQRGIAYLSQGESEKAIADFQKVLELNPKYSEAYFNQGNAYLTVGNYQEANKDFNQAIQLNYISFDSYLERSKSNYFLGKYSEAIKDIEQALLLKPNTNETAEAYFWKGNSRYGLHDYLKAIQDYEQAIKVEPDYAEAYLWQGKAFYNQKLYQKGFEDFQKTLKLKPEYNQEIDSFIQKELFPLAYTLTGHSGLNAAVRSVTISSDGKTLASGSDDKTIKIWNLNLGQELKTLTGHSQAVRTVFFSPDNKLLASGSDDKTVKLWNISTGKEVRSFSGHLQPITAVVISPNGQILASGSDDKIIKLWNVNTGQELSTLNGHSASIKSLSFSPDGYTLASGSCDKSIKLWDLQNQKEIRTINAHSDCVRDVNFSRDAKFIVSASDDKTIKVWDWKAGNLVKNLTNHSNKVTTATIGSDRLLASGSDDKTIKLWDWQIGQEIATLPGHSSYIQSIVFSPDGKTLASGSDDKTIKVWRIP